The DNA sequence TGAGGTGGCGACGCACAGTTTGCAGTCTTTTTCTTTTAATGATAAAAGCAATTCTGATATTCCGGGATATAATTCGTTTTCATATAATCCTTTTTCTGTGTATCTCTCCCTGTAAAACTGTACCGCTTCGTCTGCTTCCTCTCTGCTGAAAAGGCTATGTTCCTGAAAGGAATGGTGAAGAGGCGGGCCGATGAAAAGTTTGAGAATCTCCACGGGCGGAACAGGCCGCCCCATCTTTTCTAAAGCATACCTGATCGAGCGTGCTATTCCCGGATATGGATCTGAAAGGGTCCCATCAAGGTCAAAAATAATAAGCGAATATGGTTTCATGTATTCCTCCTTTCCCTCACTTAATATTACCATAATTATCAAAACATTCAGGGAGTTATATAAGTGAAAAAAATAGACAGCTTATTAATGGAAGCTGCCTACCTTTTAAATACAATATATTTCTGTCCCAAATAATTCAACACTGTATATAATACAGTTCCCAACAGGACTGCCGCCGTTTCTGGATAGAATGCCAGATGATTGTCCAAAATCAATACCAGCTTCTTTGATAGGCTGTAGGAAATAAAATAGCAGCTTGCCGCAAGGCTCGCAAAGAGAAGACCGCTTTTTATAAAAGGCTGTGAGCTTTTAAATGTATAAGCTTTATTAAGAAAATAGCTTGTCACAGCACCAGCAGCATTTCCGAGGAGCGTGGAGAACCAGTACCCTGTCCCTGCCAACAGTAGAATATAAATGCTGCCTAGCCCGATCAGTGTATTGATTAGGCCGACAAGGAGGAACCGGACAAGTGTATCAGTTGGTTTCAGGAAGCTGGCGATACTTGATGCTGAATCCTTCATCCTGCTCCATCTCCCTGTTTTTCAGCTGAAGTGACGCAGGCAGTGTGTAGGTATCAATTTCGACTATGAATTTTGGCCGCCTTTTAGTTTCTTTGTAGATCTTCCCTATATATTCCCCGATCATTCCTATTGCGGTAAGCTGCACTCCGCCTATGAGCCAGATGGATGAAATGAGAGATGTCCAGCCGGCTTCAGTGCTGCCGGTAAACTTTAGAAAAAGAAAATAAGTCCCAAAAAGGATGCTGATTACAGAAGATACAAGACCTGCCATTAAAACGAGCCGGATCGGTGTCACCGAAAAGGAAGTCAATCCATCAAGGGCAAAGGATAGCATTTTTTTCAGCGGATACTTCGTCTCCCCGGCCATCCGCTCTTTCCGCTCATACATGACCTGGTCTGAGCGGAAGCCGATCAGGGGTATAATGCCTCTCAGGAACATATTTGCCTCCCCAAAATGTGCCAGCTCCTCGGCAGCGCGCCTGCTTAAGAGGCGGAAATCAGCATGATTATAGACCAGGCTGGCGCCAAGCTTTGCCATCAGTTTATAAAAACCCTGGGCAGTCGCCCGTTTGAAAAAAGTATCCTTTTCCCTTTTACTCCTAACTCCGTAGACTATATCACAGCCTTCATGATATTTAACCAGAAATTCCCTGATGGCACAGGGATCATCCTGAAGGTCTGCATCGATCGTGACAATGCAGTCCGAAGATTTCATGCTGGTAAAAATTCCTGCTAAAAGGGCATTTTGGTGCCCTGAGTTCCTGGACAGCTTAAGCCCTGTCACCCGTTCAGATTTCAGGCTTTCTTTATGGATGAGATTCCATGTCCTATCCCTGCTCCCGTCATCAACAAACAGAAGCTTGCTCGAGCTGGAAATCAGTCCTTCAGTTTCAAGGTCCTCCAGAAGCCTGCCAAGTTCCGCCATCGTATATGCCAGCATCTCTTCTTCGTTATAGCAGGGTACAACGATAGTTAATATAGTTTCAGTCATTCTGCTTCCTCCTAGATGTCTATATTGCCTTATACAAATAAATCTTCCAGGCAGCATCCCCGGATGTGAATTCTCTCTCCAGCTCCAGACCGTTTTCCATGCTGTTCATAATCGGCACGGCAGAAAAAAAATATTCACCTCCCATTTCTTTGAAAACAGCAGTATCCAATTTGAGATTTTTGAGCTTTTTATCAGAAGTTTTTTTGAACATATAATGCTTCCCCAGTTCTGCTGTAAAGATATAGCATCTTCCTCCCCATTCATCAAAATAGCGGCGAATGGTCTTATTTTTTGCCAATTCCTCCGCAATTATTTTCCTGAACTGGTGCTTATAGGTGAGCGGGTAGAAATTATTATACGTGTCCAGCGTATAAAAGCCGTTATACTGGGCAATTGCCGGATGGATGCCTATGCTTGCAACCCGGTAATCCTCCTTTGGCCTGTCTATGTAATTTCCTATTTCATCGAATAAACTTTCTGCGTAGAATTCTTTCACCGAGGGCTTTCTGCTGTAAATAATTTCGTCATTGAAAGCTCCAAGCAAAAGAATCTGAGCGATAATGACGGCAAGGATGCTTTTTCTGCTTTTCGACGATGTCCAGACGATCCTTAAGGCGAGCGCAAATCCTATATAAATGACAAGCGGCCGCAAAAAGTGAAACCTGGCAAAATTGAAGGTGTCCATAAAATGAAAACGCTCTGTCAATGGAAGCCATCCTTTATAAAACCAGAAAGCGTACCAGAAGGACAGAAGAAAATTAAAGGCAAACAAACATACGTAAATTCTCTCCTGCCTCCAGCTTTTATTCTTCCAGACAAGGAATAAAGCATAAAGGGTGACAGGCAGGATAATGAGCCCGTGAACTGTCATGACATGGGTATGGCCCAGAACAAAGTTTTTAAAGGCAAGCCTTACGCAATGGGCGAACGTAAGCCGAGCATGAAAATATTCATCACGGCTGTTGTCTTCTTCCAGAAAAAGAAATGAGTGGACAAGGCGGTATTCAACCAGCAGATATAAAAATGTCATGCCTGCTATAGCCGCAAGAAATCGCAGATTTGTGCCTTTTCCCCTGAAAAGGTCAACCAGCCATAATCCTCCCATTGCTGCAAGGAAGAAGAAAAATCCGAGAACAAAGCTGGAGTAAAAAGGAAGCAGGGTGAGCGCCAGATAGCTTTTCCAGTCTGACTTCCCCTTCCGTATATTCAAAAATGCCCATAAGGCAAGGGGCATACCGAGAGTGCTCAGCATTCCGGATGGCCAAAATGGAGTCAGCGCGAATGCAAGTGCTGCCCCCACCCTGATGGCTGACCATTCAGGTGATCTGATAAAATGAGTTTTCAGCAAAAGATACATGCCCATGAATGCAGCACATCTTGTAAGGAGCTGATTAAGGGCATAGGCTGTCATGGTCGGAAAAATAGAAAACAGCCAAACGATGCCGCTGAGTTCAGTGCCAAAGGCATTGCGCGGCAGGCCGTTGATGACCTGCGGGATGACAGCCTCTGCCGTTCCATAAGTCTGCCCGCTTTCTCTGAGGACTTTATACCATGCATGGTTAGAATCCAGGTTGTCATGGACTCGTATATGCGCATCTTCCCCGAGAATGAATAAGGGACTTACATACAAGGCAATGGCAGCAAGCGCCATGATGATATTTTTTCGGTCTTTCAGGAATAGATTTCCGGTCAATTCATACACCCCGCCAACTCTTGCATTGGTATTAAATTGTGCGGGCATCAGGAGAACTATTCCTTTTTTTCCTGATTAAAAGGTGCATATCCCGTTTGTCCCTGTTCATATGTTCAGTTGAGTGCACTTAATTCAGCTAAAATTCTGCTGGGAGGTATCAAGCATGATCAGAAAAGCGGTCATTCCGGCGGCCGGTCTTGGCACCCGTTTTCTGCCCGCCACCAAAGCCCAGCCAAAGGAAATGCTGCCGGTTGCCGACAAGCCTGCCATCCAATACATCGTGGAGGAAGCCATTCTTTCCGGCATTGAGGATATTATCATCATTACGGGAAGAAACAAACGTGCAATTGAAGACCATTTCGATAAGTCTATCGAACTTGAACTGATACTGAAGAAAACCGGCAAAACCGAACTCTTAGAAAAAGTGGAAGCAGCTTCGAATCTTGCTTCAATCCATTATGTAAGGCAAAAGGAACCATTGGGACTCGGGCACGCAGTTCTTTGTGCAAAACAATTCATCGGGAATGAGCCTTTTGCTGTCCTCCTCGGTGATGACCTGGTTGATTCCGGTACCCCTGCTCTCTTGCAGATGATCAGCCAATTCAAAGAAACTGGAACGTGCATGATCGGTGCAAAGGAAGTTCCCTGGGAGAACGTTTCCAAATACGGGATCATCGACTATTCCTTCAAAGCAGGCAATCTTTGTAAAATCGAGCAGCTGGTCGAAAAGCCTTCAAAGGACTCTGCTCCGACCAATCAGGCTATCATCGGGCGCTATGTTCTTACACCAGAGATATTTACTGTACTGGAGTCCCTTCAGCCTGACTTTTCTGGAGAAATCCAGCTGACTGAAGCTCTTTCGCAGCTTCTGAAAAAAGGGCCCATGTATTCATGTCTGATAGAAGGCAATCGCTATGATACCGGGGATAAATTCGGCTTTCTTCAGGCTTCAATCGAGTTTTCCCTTAAGAACGAAGAGATTAAAGAAAAGCTGGAGCGATATTTGTATAGTTTGCGGGAGAGAGAGAAGAGAGCGGAGAGCTGAAAAAAGACACTCTTTGGTGGAGTGTCTCAGCATCTAAAAAAAATGAAGCCAAACTGAGCGGCAACATTAAATGGGAATTTAAGGGGAAAACTCGTTCTGAGAAAAAGTGAAGAGGACTTACTAAAAACGGTAAGGCTTGAAAAAAGTTAATGACACATCAACGTGCAGCCGAGTCATGTATCCCCACGATGGGTACATGATTTCTTTTATTCTTCCTAGTCATGTATCGCAGGAGCCTGTTGGGATACATGACTTTCTTTTTTTCTCCATACTCATGTATCCCAGGAGCCTGATGGGATACATGACCATCCTTTTTTCTCCCTACTCATGTATTCCGGGAACCTGATGGGATACATGACTCTCCTTTTTTCTCCCCACTCATGTATCCCAGGAGCCTGATGGGATACATGACTTTCTTTTTTTCTCCCTACTCATGTATCTCAGGAGCATGATGGGATACATGACCATCCTTTTTTCTCCATGCTCATGTATCCCAGGAGCCTGATGGGATACATGACCATCCTATTTTTCTCCCTACTCATGTATTCCGGGAACCTGTTGGGATACATGACCATCCTTTTTTCTCCCTACTCATGTATTCCGGGAACCTGATGAGATACATGACCATCCTTTTTTCTCCCTACTCATGTATTCAGGGAACCTGATGGGATACATGACCATCCTTTTTTCTCCCTACTCATGTATTCCGGGAACCTGATGGGATACATGACTTTCTTTTTTTCTCCCCACTTATGTATCGCAGGAGCCTGATGGGATACATGACTTTCTTTTTTTCTCCCTACTCATGTATCTCAGGAGCATGATGGGATACATGACCATCCTTTTTTCTCCCTACTCATGTATTCCGGGAACCTGATGAGATACATGACCATCCTTTTTTCTCCCTACTCATGTATTCCGGGAACATGATGGGATACATGACTCTCCTTTTTTCTCCCCCACTCATGTATCCCAGGAGCATGATGGGATACATGACCATCCTTTTTTCTCCCTACTCATGTATTCCGGGAACGTGATGGGATACATGACTCTCCTTTTTTTCTCCCCACTCATGTATTCCACGAGCCTGATCGATATATGGCTTTCCTTTTTTCCGCACGCCAAAAGACACTCCGCACAGGGAGTGTCTTTTGGCGTGTCATTTTTCAGTTGAAAACAGCTTTTTCTTGTCCCATCTGCCGTATTTATAGTACGAAAAAGCAATCACGCTGCTGATCATAAAGCTTGTTCCCATTCCGTATGCGATCCCCTCTTCCCCCATCCATTGTGAGAACAGCCAGGTCAAAGGGTATCTCAGCACCCAAAAGGAGATGATATTGAGCACAAGCACCTGGAACATGGCACCTGCAGCCCTTACTATGCCATTTAATACAAAATTAAGCCCGAGGAACGGATAAAAGAAAGCAATTGATACAAGATAGCCTGTACCAAACTCAACGGCTCCAGGCTCGGTAATGAACAGGGATATTCCCGCTTTTGCTAATAGCACAGCCGCTCCGGCAATCAAGAGCATTATGCCTAAATTGTAGAGTGAACCATAGAGCGCAATCTTATGGACCCTTTTCCACCGGCCTGCCCCAATATTCTGTCCTGCCATGCTGTTGACAGCTGTGCCGAGCGCCGAAGCCGGCAGCATGATCAGGCTGTCAATCCTCTGGGCTGCCCCAAAGCCTGCAACCGTGTCCGCCCCGAAGGAATTCACCACACTCATAATGGCCATTACACCCGCTGAGATCACCATCATCTGGAGTCCTGATGGTATGCCTAATTTTAGTATCGTCCACACTTCATCTTTACCGGGCATGAACGGTATCGAAAAAGGTGCGAGTTTTCTTTTTAAAACAATATACATGCCAGATATGAATGCGATCCCCTGGGCGGCAAGAGTGGCATAGGCAGCTCCATCGATCCCCCATCCCAGGATAGAAATGAACACAGGGTCCAATATGCTGTTTAGGACCACCGCGACCAGTACAAAAATCAGCGGCGTCCTGCTGTCCCCCAGAGAACGAAGAATCGTCCCGATAAAATTGTAGCCGAACAAAAAAAGGATGCCGAGGAAATTAATCTTTAAATACGAGTCTGCTTCAGCAATCATCGCCTCTGGGGTATCAAGCCACTGGAGAATAGGCTTTGAAGCAAAATAGCCTGCCGCTCCCAGCGCAAGGGAAAGCAGTGTGAGGATAATCACAAAACTGTTTAGATATTGCCTCAGACCTTTATCATCATCTCCTCCTTTTTGCTGCGACAAGATTGTCAAAGCTGCATTATTGATACCGATAATAAATGACAGCACCGTAAATATGACGGTGCTTGAAACCGCAATGCTGCCGAGTGACGCGGCTCCAAGCAGATTCCCCACCCAGAGGCTGTCAACAAACTGGTAAGAAACCTGCAGCAAGTTCGTCAGCATGATGGGAGTAGAAAAAATAAACATCTGCTTCAGAATATTCCCTTGTGTAAA is a window from the Bacillus infantis NRRL B-14911 genome containing:
- a CDS encoding GtrA family protein encodes the protein MKDSASSIASFLKPTDTLVRFLLVGLINTLIGLGSIYILLLAGTGYWFSTLLGNAAGAVTSYFLNKAYTFKSSQPFIKSGLLFASLAASCYFISYSLSKKLVLILDNHLAFYPETAAVLLGTVLYTVLNYLGQKYIVFKR
- a CDS encoding glycosyltransferase family 2 protein, translated to MTETILTIVVPCYNEEEMLAYTMAELGRLLEDLETEGLISSSSKLLFVDDGSRDRTWNLIHKESLKSERVTGLKLSRNSGHQNALLAGIFTSMKSSDCIVTIDADLQDDPCAIREFLVKYHEGCDIVYGVRSKREKDTFFKRATAQGFYKLMAKLGASLVYNHADFRLLSRRAAEELAHFGEANMFLRGIIPLIGFRSDQVMYERKERMAGETKYPLKKMLSFALDGLTSFSVTPIRLVLMAGLVSSVISILFGTYFLFLKFTGSTEAGWTSLISSIWLIGGVQLTAIGMIGEYIGKIYKETKRRPKFIVEIDTYTLPASLQLKNREMEQDEGFSIKYRQLPETN
- a CDS encoding DUF6044 family protein, whose amino-acid sequence is MALAAIALYVSPLFILGEDAHIRVHDNLDSNHAWYKVLRESGQTYGTAEAVIPQVINGLPRNAFGTELSGIVWLFSIFPTMTAYALNQLLTRCAAFMGMYLLLKTHFIRSPEWSAIRVGAALAFALTPFWPSGMLSTLGMPLALWAFLNIRKGKSDWKSYLALTLLPFYSSFVLGFFFFLAAMGGLWLVDLFRGKGTNLRFLAAIAGMTFLYLLVEYRLVHSFLFLEEDNSRDEYFHARLTFAHCVRLAFKNFVLGHTHVMTVHGLIILPVTLYALFLVWKNKSWRQERIYVCLFAFNFLLSFWYAFWFYKGWLPLTERFHFMDTFNFARFHFLRPLVIYIGFALALRIVWTSSKSRKSILAVIIAQILLLGAFNDEIIYSRKPSVKEFYAESLFDEIGNYIDRPKEDYRVASIGIHPAIAQYNGFYTLDTYNNFYPLTYKHQFRKIIAEELAKNKTIRRYFDEWGGRCYIFTAELGKHYMFKKTSDKKLKNLKLDTAVFKEMGGEYFFSAVPIMNSMENGLELEREFTSGDAAWKIYLYKAI
- the galU gene encoding UTP--glucose-1-phosphate uridylyltransferase GalU, coding for MIRKAVIPAAGLGTRFLPATKAQPKEMLPVADKPAIQYIVEEAILSGIEDIIIITGRNKRAIEDHFDKSIELELILKKTGKTELLEKVEAASNLASIHYVRQKEPLGLGHAVLCAKQFIGNEPFAVLLGDDLVDSGTPALLQMISQFKETGTCMIGAKEVPWENVSKYGIIDYSFKAGNLCKIEQLVEKPSKDSAPTNQAIIGRYVLTPEIFTVLESLQPDFSGEIQLTEALSQLLKKGPMYSCLIEGNRYDTGDKFGFLQASIEFSLKNEEIKEKLERYLYSLREREKRAES
- a CDS encoding MATE family efflux transporter yields the protein MSQQDFTQGNILKQMFIFSTPIMLTNLLQVSYQFVDSLWVGNLLGAASLGSIAVSSTVIFTVLSFIIGINNAALTILSQQKGGDDDKGLRQYLNSFVIILTLLSLALGAAGYFASKPILQWLDTPEAMIAEADSYLKINFLGILFLFGYNFIGTILRSLGDSRTPLIFVLVAVVLNSILDPVFISILGWGIDGAAYATLAAQGIAFISGMYIVLKRKLAPFSIPFMPGKDEVWTILKLGIPSGLQMMVISAGVMAIMSVVNSFGADTVAGFGAAQRIDSLIMLPASALGTAVNSMAGQNIGAGRWKRVHKIALYGSLYNLGIMLLIAGAAVLLAKAGISLFITEPGAVEFGTGYLVSIAFFYPFLGLNFVLNGIVRAAGAMFQVLVLNIISFWVLRYPLTWLFSQWMGEEGIAYGMGTSFMISSVIAFSYYKYGRWDKKKLFSTEK